One genomic region from Podarcis raffonei isolate rPodRaf1 chromosome 16, rPodRaf1.pri, whole genome shotgun sequence encodes:
- the LOC128404247 gene encoding vomeronasal type-2 receptor 26-like, with protein MQNHTECLVIQVNLFRTQGHLGDNVEQVKISRNNAAVQYYQSGELTVAGIISQTYILYDPIKFQGHPYQQLIGEFILLAQNYQHILALVFAVKEINNNSKILPNITLGFDFTYASAPEMNNRTENNFYHWMFPNEAHQYVGMIQLLLHFRWTWVGMIYHNVDSSMIFVRNMLPILTQNGICFEFIKNLPDIGFSNQLSEMMKKAFGVINVAMESTVNTVIFHGGFQAMMNLRILFQLLQFEDVPVKSKIWILTADVDFTSSQVQRDWDIHFIHGSVSLAVSSKEVAGFREFLQMRNPTLEKEDGFLRDFWQQVFACSLPSSREAERGENTCTGEEKLETLPGSLFEMSMTAHSYSIYNAIYAVANALHAMHSSIANGRKAVKGDRWKDLAQKTWQLPHFLRSATFNNSAGGKVAFDQNGELVCGFDIINWITFPNQSFLRAKVGIIDPQAPPDKLFSISEDLIIWPRTFNQTPLSLCNDNCPPGYHKTKKEGKPFCCYDCCPCPEGQIANQKDMDGCIQCPEGHYPNINRDFCLPKAITFLSYEDPLGKGLAIAALSLSFITVLVLGTFMKHHKTPIVKANNRSLSYALLVSLLLSFLCAFLFIGQPNTVTCLLQQTAFGIIFSVTVSCMLAKTITVILAFKATKPGSKMRKWMGKRVAASIVTSCSLLQVTLCIVWLGTSPPFPEYDMHSVVSETIVQCNAGSDVMFYCVLGFMGFLATVSFTVAFLARNLPGSFQETKSITFSMLLFCSVWLSFFPTYLSTKGKYMVAVEIFSILASGAGLLGCVFFLKCYIIVLRPDLNKKEQIIKRMV; from the exons ATGCAAAATCACACTGAATGTTTGGTCATTCAAGTTAACCTGTTTCGTACTCAAGGACATTTGGGGGATAATGTGGAACAGGTGAAGATTTCAAGAAATAATGCTGCTGTACA ATATTATCAGTCAGGAGAGCTGACAGTTGCTGGTATAATTTCTCAGACCTACATCTTGTATGACCCGATCAAATTCCAAGGGCATCCATATCAGCAGCTGATTGGGGAGTTCAT ATTACTGGCACAGAATTACCAGCACATCTTGGCCCTGGTATTTGCAGTGAAGGAGATCAACAACAACTCCAAAATCCTACCCAACATCACTCTTGGTTTTGAT TTCACCTACGCATCCGCTCCAGAGATGAATAACAGAACTGAAAACAATTTCTACCACTGGATGTTCCCAAATGAGGCTCATCAATATGTTGGAATGATTCAGTTACTGTTGCATTTCAGGTGGACATGGGTTGGGATGATTTACCACAATGTGGACAGTTCCATGATATTTGTACGGAATATGCTCCCCATCCTAACTCAGAATGGCATTTGCTTCGAGTTCATCAAAAACTTACCAGATATAGGTTTTTCTAATCAACTCTCTGAAATGATGAAGAAGGCATTTGGGGTTATAAATGTTGCCATGGAAAGTACAGTCAATACAGTGATCTTTCATGGTGGCTTTCAGGCAATGATGAATTTAAGAATTCTGTTCCAACTCTTGCAATTTGAAGATGTTCCAGTGAAGTCAAAGATCTGGATCTTAACAGCAGATGTGGATTTCACATCTTCTCAAGTTCAAAGAGACTGGGACATTCATTTCATCCATGGCTCTGTATCCCTTGCGGTCTCCTCAAAGGAGGTGGCAGGATTCCGTGAATTCCTGCAAATGAGGAACCCAACACTAGAAAAAGAGGATGGTTTTCTGAGGGACTTCTGGCAACAGGTGTTTGCTTGCTCACTCCCTAGCTCCAGGGAAGCAGAGAGGGGTGAAAATACTTGCACTggagaagagaaactggagactCTTCCTGGGTctctttttgaaatgagcatgactgcccacagctacagcatctacaatgccATCTATGCTGTGGCGAATGCACTACATGCCATGCACTCATCCATTGCAAATGGCAGAAAAGCAGTGAAGGGAGACAGATGGAAGGACCTGGCTCAGAAGACATGGCAG CTTCCCCACTTTCTAAGAAGTGCCACATTTAATAACAGTGCTGGGGGAAAAGTTGCATTTGACCAAAACGGGGAATTAGTATGTGGATTTGATATTATCAACTGGATCACATTCCCAAACCAATCCTTTCTTAGAGCAAAAGTTGGGATCATAGACCCTCAGGCACCCCCAGATAAACTGTTCTCCATTTCTGAGGATTTAATCATATGGCCCAGAACATTTAATCAG ACACCTCTTTCACTGTGTAATGACAACTGCCCTCCAGGTTATCACAAgacaaaaaaggaagggaaaccaTTTTGCTGTTATGATTGCTGTCCCTGTCCAGAGGGTCAAATTGCAAACCAGAAGG ACATGGATGGATGCATTCAGTGTCCAGAGGGCCATTATCCAAATATTAACAGGGATTTCTGCCTCCCCAAAGCTATAACATTCTTGTCTTATGAAGATCCTTTGGGAAAAGGTTTGGCCATTGCTGCTCTCTCCCTTTCATTCATTACTGTTCTGGTGCTGGGAACCTTCATGAAGCACCATAAGacacccattgtcaaagccaataaCCGGAGCCTTTCCTATGCTCTCctcgtctccctcctgctctctttCCTTTGTGCTTTTTTATTCATTGGTCAACCCAATACGGTGACCTGCCTCCTTcaacaaactgcttttggcatcatcttctcagtaaCTGTTTCTTGcatgttggccaaaaccatcactgtgatTCTAGCTTTTAaggccaccaagccaggatccAAAATGAGGAAATGGATGGGGAAAAGGGTGGCTGCCTCCATTGTTACTTCATGCTCCCTTCTTCAAGTCACTCTTTGCATTGTCTGGCTgggaacctctcccccattcccagagtaTGATATGCATTCAGTGGTTAGTGAAACCATTGTACAATGCAATGCAGGATCTGATgtcatgttttattgtgtgctGGGCTTCATGGGCTTCTTAGCTACCGTCAGTTTTactgtggctttcctagccagaaaTTTACCAGGCAGTTTCCAGGAAACTAAGTCAATTACCTTCAGCATGTTATTGTTTTGCAGTGTATGGTTATCCTTCTtcccaacctacctgagcaccaaaggaaaatacatggtggctgtggagatcttctccatcttggcttctgGGGCAGGATTACTGGGTTGCGTCTTTTTCctcaaatgctacattattgtgtTGAGGCCTGATCTAAACAAAAAGGAGCAGATAATAAAGAGAATGGTTTGA